The DNA segment GGTCTCGGTTGTCTCCGTTGGCTCAGTCGCGGTAGAGTCCGTGGCGGAGTTGCTCGAACACCCGGCGAGCAAACTGCCGCCCGCAATCAGCCCGGCTCCCTTGATATAATCTCTGCGTGTCGGCTGTTCAAGCGCCGGTCTACCGGGGTCAGTCACTGTCCCTCACCCGTGATTACGTCAGCGACACGCTGGCGGTCAAACAGCTGTTCCTCGACGGGGAGTTCGGGGTATGGCTCGCCGTCGACGTAGCCCGGCCACTCACCGAACTGGTCGGGGTACAGTTGTTTCGCGGTCATTTCAGTCTGAAACAGGTTCAGGATCGGACCCTGCCGACGGGCACCTTGAGCGTATATCCGCCCCTCTTGGACGGCAGTTATCTTTCTCAGTACCTCGTCGTCTGCCAGTTGTGACCGAATGTCGTCGAGGTTGTGGTACCCCGTCATCGGCCCGAGGACGAGCAACACGTCCGGGTCGGCGTCGAGAAGCAGTTCGGAGTCGAGCGTGATATTCCGCCCGTCGTCGCCGTACTCGTCACCAACGGCGTCGGCTAACGCATCGGTAGCACCCAGCGGGCGGGTGTGGGCAGCGTAGTAGCCCGGATGGTTCATTTTGTACCCCCATATTTTCTCGTCGGATGTGGAGAACAGGACCATGGCCGCGCTCGGCCGCTCCTGTTCCGGGGGCAGGCCCGCTCTGATAGTCTGCAGCATCGATTCGCGGACCGATGTGAGTGCCTCGTACCGGTCGCTCTCTCGGAACACCTGCGCGATCTTTCCGAAGATCTCCCAGAGCGTATAGTATTCGTACGCATCAGCCCAGCCTGATGGCGGTTTCTGATGAGTGCCGCTGAGCGTGTTCCCGAACCACGGGCCGACGTTCGAGCCTATCTCTTCGAGGCTACTGTCGTCCCATCCCTCGGCCGTCGCAACCTTCGCTGGGTCCGCTATATGGACATCGCTATCGAGTTCGTACAGTTTCTCTTTCGACGGCGGCCACGAAGAGTACAGGTCATCCCAGTCGATTGAGACTCCCTCCAGTCGGTGGAGGAACTTCTGATACAGCGATTGGTGGTATTCAGGCGCGTGCATCGCGTTGATCGCGTCGCCTCGCCCAAGCGCGACCAGCATGTCTACGTGGTGGCCCAGTATCGTGAACACACTCTGGGGGACCGTTTCGAACTCGACGGTTCCCATGGGCGACATTGTAACCAAGTACCCGTCATCAGCCGTGGTTGGTTCGGCCATTGAGGTCGACCCGTCGCCTGTGCCTCGCTCGCTCGGAGTTGACTTGGAGTCGGATTGACCTACACAGCCCGCCAACAACCCCCCACCTATCACCGCGCCACCATACTTCATGTAGTCACGTCTAGTCGGGGACTTGTGGTTTGTATCATCTCTCGACATGGTTGTTAGGCCCACCTAAAAATATATAACTGCTTCGGAATTTAGGCGCGCCTGAAAACTGGCCGCCGTCACGGACTCCGGTCGGTTGTCCCGGCAGTCCGTGTCACGTATGCTCGTCGAGAGCGCAACTTCCCCGCTGTTATCCACCCTGAGACATGCTGCATCTATTCACAAACTGCGGCTGGCGCGTTCGAGACCTCGCTGCTACCGCTGACAGCCACAACAGCGGATCGGGGGAACGTACAACAGTAAAGTGTCCTTGCTGTGGACACACTAGTATGGCTGACGAGGAAATCGACGACGTGGACAGGGCAATCCTGTACGCATTACAGGAGGATGCTCGAAACATGTCGTCCGGGGACATCGCAGAGCGAACCGATACGTCCGACAGCACCGTCCGCAAGCGCATTAACCATCTCGAGTCCAGCGAGGTGATTAAGGGCTACAGCGCTGACGTCGACTATCAGCAGGCGGGCTATCCGCTCCGGATGCTGCTTTACTGCACTGCGTCGATTCCCGAGCGAGGCGATTTAATCCCGAAAATTCTGGATATAGACGGTGTGGTATCGGTACAGGAACTGGTCACCGGCGAGGAGAATCTCCTCGTGACGGCTGTCGGCGAATCGGATAGCGATATCACCCCTGTCGCACAGGCACTTCTCGATATGGGCCTGACAGTGGCCGACGAAGTACTCGTTCGGAGCCATGAGACGACGCCTTTCGGTAAGTTCGATTCCGAAAACGGTAGCTAGCTGACGACGCCGCCGCGACCACAGGGTTACGCTCTGGACACCTGCGTGCCCGGGACGACGCGGTCAGACAGGGTATGAGAGTAACCGTCTCATGCCCGGCAACGATCTGATTTCCTGAGCAGCCTCTCCGAACAGT comes from the Haloarcula hispanica ATCC 33960 genome and includes:
- a CDS encoding ABC transporter substrate-binding protein, whose protein sequence is MSRDDTNHKSPTRRDYMKYGGAVIGGGLLAGCVGQSDSKSTPSERGTGDGSTSMAEPTTADDGYLVTMSPMGTVEFETVPQSVFTILGHHVDMLVALGRGDAINAMHAPEYHQSLYQKFLHRLEGVSIDWDDLYSSWPPSKEKLYELDSDVHIADPAKVATAEGWDDSSLEEIGSNVGPWFGNTLSGTHQKPPSGWADAYEYYTLWEIFGKIAQVFRESDRYEALTSVRESMLQTIRAGLPPEQERPSAAMVLFSTSDEKIWGYKMNHPGYYAAHTRPLGATDALADAVGDEYGDDGRNITLDSELLLDADPDVLLVLGPMTGYHNLDDIRSQLADDEVLRKITAVQEGRIYAQGARRQGPILNLFQTEMTAKQLYPDQFGEWPGYVDGEPYPELPVEEQLFDRQRVADVITGEGQ
- a CDS encoding Lrp/AsnC family transcriptional regulator gives rise to the protein MADEEIDDVDRAILYALQEDARNMSSGDIAERTDTSDSTVRKRINHLESSEVIKGYSADVDYQQAGYPLRMLLYCTASIPERGDLIPKILDIDGVVSVQELVTGEENLLVTAVGESDSDITPVAQALLDMGLTVADEVLVRSHETTPFGKFDSENGS